One genomic region from Lycorma delicatula isolate Av1 chromosome 9, ASM4794821v1, whole genome shotgun sequence encodes:
- the LOC142330763 gene encoding glycine dehydrogenase (decarboxylating)-like has translation MMFNNDQSEYELIKKIRKIAELNQVWRSYIGMGYHNCCVPHTIMRNIFENPGWLVFHLMKLYRMMM, from the exons ATGATGTTTAATAATGACcaaa gtgaatatgaacttataaaaaaaattagaaaaattgcagAACTTAACCAAGTATGGCGGTCATATATTGGTATGGGATACCATAATTGTTGCGTCCCGCATActataatgagaaatatttttgaaaatccagGCTG GTTGGTATTTCACTTGATGAAACTGTATCGCATGATGATGTAA